A part of Leptospira yasudae genomic DNA contains:
- the lpdA gene encoding dihydrolipoyl dehydrogenase, whose protein sequence is MPESYDLTVIGAGPGGYVAAIRGAQLGMNVCVIEKERPGGICLNWGCIPTKALLESAHLLEKMHSAKEFGIDLASAKPDFPSIIARSRKVADGMASGVEFLLNKNKITRKKGTAVFKDSNTIWLPDTSKEEITSKYFILATGARARELPGLPFDQTTVLSSRSAMVQEKIPESLLIVGAGAIGVEFADFYAAMGTKVTLVEMLDQILPVEDKEISTFLERSFAKRGIRVLTGVGVSDPKLENGNVKVLLKGKNLPPTGEVLEAEKILVSIGLVPNTDAMNLEEIGVFLQKGFVKTDTKYKTSVPHIYAIGDCNGPPLLAHVASMEGIKAAEAISIHAGNPHRLSYIPIDYNAIPGCTYCHPEVASIGFTEKKATDMGYTISVGKFPFTASGRAQAMGDAGGFTKVIVDKATGEILGAHLIGPGVTELLPAVALGITQELTAKEIATTIFAHPTLSETVMESFGAALGEAINL, encoded by the coding sequence ATGCCCGAATCCTACGATCTTACGGTAATCGGCGCGGGGCCAGGCGGTTACGTCGCGGCCATTAGAGGCGCTCAGTTGGGAATGAACGTCTGCGTCATCGAAAAGGAAAGACCCGGCGGTATCTGTCTAAATTGGGGTTGCATTCCGACCAAAGCCTTGCTCGAATCGGCTCACCTTTTGGAAAAGATGCATTCCGCTAAAGAATTCGGAATCGATCTTGCAAGCGCAAAGCCGGACTTCCCTTCCATCATCGCTCGTTCCAGAAAGGTCGCCGACGGAATGGCTTCCGGAGTGGAATTCTTATTGAACAAAAACAAGATCACACGTAAAAAAGGAACGGCAGTATTCAAAGATTCGAATACGATTTGGCTTCCCGATACTTCCAAAGAGGAAATCACTTCGAAATATTTCATTCTGGCGACGGGCGCAAGAGCCAGGGAACTTCCGGGTTTGCCCTTCGATCAAACGACGGTTCTTTCCTCCCGAAGCGCGATGGTTCAGGAAAAAATTCCGGAGTCGCTTTTGATCGTGGGAGCGGGAGCGATCGGAGTGGAATTCGCGGACTTTTACGCGGCGATGGGCACCAAAGTCACGTTAGTCGAAATGCTCGATCAGATTCTTCCCGTGGAAGACAAAGAGATCTCGACATTCTTAGAAAGGTCGTTCGCAAAACGGGGAATCCGAGTCTTAACGGGAGTCGGAGTTTCCGATCCGAAACTGGAAAACGGAAACGTGAAGGTTCTGCTCAAGGGAAAAAATCTTCCGCCAACGGGAGAAGTTTTGGAAGCGGAGAAGATCTTGGTTTCCATCGGATTGGTTCCGAACACCGACGCGATGAACCTTGAAGAGATCGGAGTCTTTTTACAAAAAGGTTTCGTAAAGACGGACACGAAATACAAAACAAGCGTGCCTCATATCTACGCGATCGGAGATTGCAACGGCCCTCCTCTTCTCGCGCATGTCGCTTCGATGGAAGGAATCAAAGCCGCGGAAGCGATTTCGATCCACGCGGGAAATCCACATCGCTTGAGCTATATTCCCATCGATTACAACGCGATACCGGGTTGTACGTATTGTCATCCCGAAGTCGCTTCGATCGGATTCACCGAAAAGAAAGCGACTGACATGGGTTATACGATCAGCGTAGGAAAATTTCCGTTTACCGCGAGCGGTAGGGCGCAGGCCATGGGAGACGCGGGAGGTTTTACCAAAGTGATCGTGGATAAGGCCACGGGAGAAATTTTAGGAGCGCATCTCATCGGCCCCGGCGTTACGGAACTTTTACCGGCGGTCGCACTCGGAATCACGCAGGAGTTGACCGCCAAAGAAATCGCGACTACGATCTTTGCGCACCCTACACTTTCAGAAACCGTAATGGAGTCTTTCGGCGCGGCTTTGGGAGAAGCGATCAATCTTTAA
- a CDS encoding class I SAM-dependent DNA methyltransferase, with protein MKLYNELAEFYFDIEKPARKIDSEAKFLDRLFRKHRIMTILDMGCGTGEHVRYFQSLGYRPKGIDSSSRMIDVAKKRYSHCKFDVAPMQTYQSGVLLDCVMSLFGSFNYLLTNEEIDSTLKLMEQNLKPAGLAVLEVWNAEPLRTIKRKPITPVAQIKSQSATIQRNRGFRLVRADTSTMVEVNYIYQINTKEIRDKHVMRVFYLPEIERMILRHKFEIMHVYSGFNETKFKNSAGRMILVLKKKSA; from the coding sequence ATGAAGTTGTACAACGAACTCGCAGAATTCTACTTCGATATCGAAAAGCCCGCGCGCAAGATCGATTCCGAAGCCAAGTTTTTGGATCGGCTTTTCCGAAAACATAGAATTATGACGATTCTCGACATGGGTTGCGGAACCGGAGAACACGTTCGTTATTTTCAATCCTTAGGCTATCGTCCGAAGGGAATCGATTCCTCTTCCCGTATGATCGACGTCGCCAAAAAGAGATATTCCCATTGTAAGTTCGACGTCGCTCCGATGCAGACGTATCAATCCGGCGTTCTTCTGGATTGTGTGATGAGTCTTTTCGGTTCGTTTAACTATCTTTTGACGAACGAAGAGATCGACTCCACTCTGAAACTCATGGAGCAGAATTTGAAACCGGCCGGTCTCGCGGTCCTCGAAGTTTGGAACGCCGAGCCGCTTCGAACGATCAAAAGAAAACCGATCACTCCAGTGGCCCAGATCAAATCCCAAAGCGCCACGATTCAAAGAAACCGGGGCTTTCGTTTGGTCAGGGCCGATACCTCCACGATGGTGGAAGTGAATTACATCTATCAGATCAATACGAAGGAAATTCGGGACAAACACGTTATGCGCGTTTTCTATCTTCCAGAAATCGAACGAATGATTCTCAGACATAAATTCGAGATCATGCACGTTTATTCCGGATTCAACGAGACGAAGTTTAAAAATTCGGCGGGAAGAATGATTCTCGTTCTAAAAAAGAAAAGCGCCTGA
- a CDS encoding chemotaxis protein CheX, with product MSVSIDPLLDEKFILTISQIFPEYLDKTLNVTAIREAFGPSKNEGLCYENCTMVEFKGEIEGKLFLAMDGYTKLKLLPLVARSFHIDPTVRADAPSILMEFANQICGMLISEMRLGRFEAEQLPPEILNHKLIPIDLETYRQYILIYFLKDSKAKEYLGRVYLILLMKKF from the coding sequence TTGTCTGTGAGCATCGATCCGTTACTCGACGAAAAATTCATTCTGACGATCTCTCAGATCTTTCCTGAATATCTGGATAAAACGTTGAACGTCACCGCGATCCGCGAGGCGTTCGGGCCTTCCAAAAACGAGGGTCTTTGTTACGAGAACTGCACGATGGTCGAGTTCAAGGGAGAAATCGAAGGGAAACTATTTCTTGCCATGGACGGATATACGAAGTTGAAACTTCTCCCCTTGGTCGCGCGCTCCTTTCACATCGATCCTACCGTACGAGCGGACGCTCCTTCGATTCTGATGGAGTTCGCCAATCAGATCTGCGGAATGTTGATTTCCGAAATGAGGCTCGGAAGATTCGAAGCGGAACAGCTTCCTCCCGAAATTCTCAACCATAAACTCATACCGATCGATTTGGAAACGTATCGGCAATACATCCTGATCTATTTTTTGAAGGACTCGAAAGCCAAAGAATATCTCGGAAGGGTTTATCTCATTCTTTTGATGAAGAAGTTTTAG
- a CDS encoding alpha/beta hydrolase family protein, translating into MNSFNVWKGLPFLLDYSGIKTPPQARITETSLSLPNSVSLRTKILESGKNIKAPVIYLQHGMSFKGIDDPRILALGNNLANRGFRVYLPELPEVKGLLIRSETISNIRSAFLQIHALEGRPLSYLSASFSAGMGFVALANPECQSALTAALLIGGYANFGQTFAFVLKNYEIESYAVNVMMYNYIHLIRSKHEGLKEYFLESALDNGLSRTPDALRGPKILAGLGEDDRIFVRKFLENAEFRKESAVAIKTAVAEPFVEATSPAFFAHEFIKPCFLLHGDDDPVISPQESKDLRELILKNGNRTVPFLETSLLTHGDHLPFYTRLTEILPMASFWGEYLFSSNHSS; encoded by the coding sequence ATGAATTCTTTCAACGTATGGAAGGGATTGCCCTTTCTACTCGACTATTCCGGAATCAAAACTCCTCCGCAAGCGCGCATAACGGAAACGAGTCTTAGTCTTCCGAACTCCGTTTCCTTAAGAACGAAGATTCTGGAAAGCGGAAAGAATATAAAGGCCCCGGTCATTTATCTCCAGCACGGGATGAGCTTTAAAGGAATCGACGATCCGCGCATTCTCGCGTTGGGAAACAATCTCGCCAACCGGGGCTTTCGAGTGTATCTTCCCGAACTGCCCGAAGTCAAAGGGTTGCTGATCCGTTCCGAAACGATCTCGAATATCCGATCCGCGTTTTTGCAGATTCATGCTTTGGAAGGCCGTCCTCTTTCTTATCTTTCTGCGAGTTTTTCCGCCGGAATGGGCTTTGTCGCATTAGCAAATCCGGAATGTCAGAGCGCTCTTACGGCCGCGCTTTTGATCGGAGGTTATGCGAACTTCGGCCAGACCTTCGCGTTCGTATTAAAAAACTACGAGATCGAAAGTTACGCGGTGAACGTGATGATGTACAACTACATTCATCTGATCCGTTCTAAACACGAAGGCTTAAAGGAATATTTCTTAGAGTCCGCCTTGGACAACGGATTGTCCCGAACGCCCGATGCTCTCCGCGGTCCTAAGATCCTTGCCGGTTTGGGCGAAGACGATCGAATTTTTGTTCGAAAGTTTTTGGAGAATGCGGAATTTCGAAAAGAATCCGCTGTCGCGATCAAAACGGCGGTCGCCGAACCCTTTGTGGAAGCGACTTCTCCCGCTTTCTTTGCGCATGAGTTTATCAAACCCTGTTTTCTGTTGCACGGAGACGACGATCCCGTGATCTCACCGCAGGAATCCAAGGATCTTCGCGAGTTGATTCTGAAGAATGGAAACCGAACGGTTCCGTTTCTGGAAACCAGTCTCTTGACGCACGGAGATCATCTTCCGTTTTATACGCGTTTGACGGAGATTTTGCCGATGGCTTCTTTCTGGGGAGAATATCTTTTTTCCTCGAATCATTCTTCCTGA